One genomic window of Nitrospirota bacterium includes the following:
- a CDS encoding cytochrome c biogenesis protein ResB, which translates to MLSSLRTSVWLLGLMIVFYIIGTIFPYIFFSPLFIAISLVLTLNLSVCIFERFRRYATMKRKPISYEDIRSNPRTILIDNATKTDVELRLQNAGFKIKNKIENIITFEKGMPYQWLSWIYHLGMVISIAGFMLSALLSFEKEINLKPQTPQQIYTQSPDTRFNRMLRQLGINIKSKEGFEVVLKEFSTEYTEGMKLNYPKAKLSRLAIGLGWKTEKFSQEVKLIPKRYISRVAIYEGENLIKEKEILVNHPLRYKGVTLYLMGYEQTFKLIANSHQLELKGEEPFKIPDISGRFTGVLKRGVLYKKNGVIEKINPYIDLSYSPDGKSPMLSIGQVGTDKPLLYKGVNIRLVDFSESSILSYRKDPAQPILWIGITAVFFGMLFRIFGWWYRVQLLSEDGKIYILISTRGLLANKDRIIRGLS; encoded by the coding sequence ATGCTTTCCTCCCTGAGGACATCGGTATGGCTTCTCGGTCTTATGATTGTTTTTTATATAATCGGGACTATATTCCCCTACATCTTTTTTTCTCCACTGTTTATAGCCATTTCTTTAGTACTCACATTAAACCTCTCTGTATGCATATTTGAAAGGTTCAGGAGATACGCCACCATGAAGAGAAAACCCATCTCATATGAAGATATACGATCAAATCCGAGGACTATCCTCATAGATAATGCAACAAAAACAGATGTCGAGCTAAGGCTTCAGAATGCTGGATTCAAGATAAAAAACAAGATCGAAAATATAATTACCTTTGAAAAGGGGATGCCATATCAATGGCTTTCATGGATATATCATCTGGGTATGGTAATCTCTATCGCTGGCTTTATGCTTTCGGCACTATTATCATTCGAAAAGGAAATAAATCTCAAGCCTCAGACTCCTCAACAAATTTATACACAATCCCCTGATACAAGGTTTAACAGAATGCTCCGTCAACTCGGAATAAATATCAAATCAAAAGAAGGGTTCGAGGTTGTCTTGAAGGAGTTCTCAACTGAATATACAGAAGGCATGAAGCTCAATTATCCAAAAGCAAAACTCTCTCGCCTCGCAATAGGTCTCGGATGGAAGACAGAGAAATTCTCTCAAGAGGTTAAACTTATTCCGAAAAGATACATAAGCAGGGTAGCGATATACGAAGGAGAAAATCTAATCAAAGAAAAGGAGATACTCGTCAACCATCCATTAAGATATAAGGGCGTTACACTCTACCTAATGGGATACGAGCAAACATTTAAACTCATTGCAAACAGCCATCAACTCGAACTTAAAGGTGAGGAGCCATTTAAAATACCTGATATTTCAGGGAGGTTCACTGGGGTCCTTAAAAGAGGAGTTCTTTATAAGAAGAATGGTGTGATTGAGAAAATAAATCCATACATTGATCTCAGCTATAGCCCCGATGGGAAATCACCAATGCTCAGCATTGGACAGGTAGGCACAGATAAGCCATTATTATATAAGGGAGTTAACATCAGACTGGTGGACTTCTCTGAATCATCTATCCTGAGTTATCGAAAAGACCCTGCCCAGCCGATTCTATGGATAGGTATAACCGCAGTTTTCTTCGGTATGTTATTCAGAATCTTTGGCTGGTGGTACAGGGTGCAGTTGTT
- the ccsB gene encoding c-type cytochrome biogenesis protein CcsB, with protein sequence MEGNLSRDLFLLHIELRLFWVVAILYSICFLAYLSHCLAPRSGAGRIASGILWITVILHTLLIAFRTIEGERPPFQTLYETLSWFAWFSSITYLFIEKGWNKIYTPGIIVSLIAVSACLYSLLTRSPEIAPLPPALQSPWYEWHVVVAFTAYAVFVVSFAVEVVYLIFKPMRDETAYNYGLSKDVREDFHRYAHRLVLFGFPLLAFAIFSGAAWANEAWGRYWSWDPKETWSLTTWTVYAIYIHSMRIKGWREMLASLLNLFGFVCMIMTFLGVNWLVKLLDLPSMHAY encoded by the coding sequence ATGGAAGGGAATTTGTCAAGGGATTTATTTTTGCTTCACATCGAACTCAGATTATTCTGGGTGGTTGCCATCCTCTACAGTATATGCTTCCTTGCATATCTTTCACACTGTTTAGCTCCTCGTTCAGGTGCAGGTAGAATTGCATCAGGCATCCTGTGGATAACGGTTATTCTGCATACGCTACTTATCGCCTTTAGAACCATCGAGGGTGAACGACCACCATTCCAGACACTTTATGAGACCCTCTCATGGTTTGCCTGGTTTTCAAGTATCACATATCTCTTCATAGAAAAAGGGTGGAATAAAATCTATACGCCAGGTATTATTGTCTCTCTTATCGCGGTATCTGCATGCCTTTATTCTCTTCTTACAAGAAGCCCTGAGATCGCACCCCTTCCACCCGCACTCCAGAGTCCGTGGTATGAATGGCATGTAGTCGTCGCATTTACTGCCTATGCGGTATTTGTTGTGAGTTTTGCTGTAGAGGTCGTATATCTCATATTCAAGCCGATGAGGGATGAGACTGCCTATAACTATGGTCTGTCAAAGGATGTAAGGGAAGACTTCCACAGATATGCACACCGGCTGGTGCTCTTCGGTTTTCCTCTGCTTGCATTTGCCATATTCTCAGGTGCTGCATGGGCAAACGAGGCATGGGGAAGATACTGGTCGTGGGACCCAAAAGAGACATGGTCTCTTACTACATGGACGGTATATGCAATCTACATACATTCCATGAGGATAAAAGGATGGAGAGAAATGTTAGCGTCTCTATTAAATCTATTCGGTTTTGTCTGTATGATAATGACATTTCTCGGGGTAAACTGGCTCGTAAAACTGCTTGATTTACCTAGTATGCATGCATATTGA
- a CDS encoding amino acid ABC transporter substrate-binding protein: MRNKLIIGIICFLVALGFILAINAQTAPKVPAKVIIGDVACLSGTYAKAGEQAFGGIKAIVKWVNEVHGGVKIGGKKVPLGHKYYDSESKKEVVTSLVERLITVDKVNCVLAPYSSGLTLAGAPIAEKYGMLYMDHGGASDRIFQQGYKYIVQTIGPGSRYHVGTLDMIHKIDPTAKRIALAYEDDEFARMVMMGAEKHAEKLGFKIVFKRTYPKKVTDLTPLLSDLKAAKPDIVLGGGHYEDGQLFGRQMGDLDINVKSLSLVASATLPAYYPALGTLAEGVMGPSHWEYGVTYSPEAAKKIGLEWIGPTQDEFVKLFKAALGKDIIPDYHAAEAGAAVLAYVLGIEKANSIEPAKVRAALDKLKFMSFYGAWDIDETGLQIGHSMIDMQWQGGKRVIIWPPEAATGKLYYPMPTIAEKAKGKLAVPK, encoded by the coding sequence ATGAGAAATAAATTAATCATAGGGATTATATGTTTTCTGGTTGCCCTGGGATTCATCCTGGCAATCAATGCCCAGACTGCACCAAAGGTACCTGCGAAAGTAATAATCGGCGATGTAGCATGTCTTTCTGGCACATATGCTAAAGCAGGGGAGCAAGCCTTTGGAGGTATAAAGGCAATCGTCAAATGGGTTAATGAAGTTCATGGAGGGGTTAAGATAGGTGGGAAGAAGGTTCCTCTTGGGCATAAGTACTATGATTCTGAATCTAAGAAGGAGGTTGTGACCAGCCTTGTAGAGCGACTGATCACTGTTGACAAGGTAAACTGCGTCCTTGCTCCTTATAGCTCAGGTCTTACTCTGGCAGGGGCACCGATTGCAGAGAAATATGGCATGCTTTACATGGACCATGGTGGTGCCAGTGACCGAATCTTCCAGCAGGGATATAAATATATCGTTCAGACCATTGGTCCAGGTAGCAGATACCATGTTGGCACACTTGACATGATTCATAAGATTGATCCTACAGCCAAAAGAATTGCCCTGGCATACGAGGATGACGAGTTCGCCAGAATGGTAATGATGGGTGCGGAGAAACATGCCGAAAAGCTTGGTTTCAAGATAGTCTTTAAACGCACCTATCCCAAAAAAGTAACAGATTTAACGCCACTCCTTTCTGACCTGAAGGCAGCTAAACCCGATATAGTGCTCGGTGGAGGACACTATGAAGATGGTCAGCTCTTCGGCCGACAGATGGGGGATCTGGATATTAATGTCAAGTCATTGTCGCTTGTGGCTTCTGCCACATTACCCGCTTACTACCCAGCCCTGGGTACTCTGGCAGAGGGAGTAATGGGACCTTCCCACTGGGAGTATGGGGTTACATATTCCCCTGAAGCGGCTAAGAAAATAGGTTTAGAATGGATTGGTCCCACCCAGGATGAGTTTGTGAAACTGTTTAAGGCGGCACTTGGGAAGGATATAATACCTGATTATCATGCTGCTGAGGCTGGAGCGGCTGTGCTGGCTTATGTATTGGGGATAGAAAAAGCTAATAGTATTGAACCAGCTAAGGTAAGGGCTGCCCTTGACAAACTTAAATTCATGTCCTTCTATGGAGCCTGGGATATCGACGAGACAGGTCTCCAGATTGGGCATTCCATGATAGACATGCAGTGGCAGGGGGGTAAAAGGGTTATTATATGGCCTCCAGAGGCTGCGACAGGTAAACTTTATTATCCTATGCCTACCATTGCTGAGAAGGCCAAAGGCAAGCTTGCTGTGCCTAAGTAA
- a CDS encoding branched-chain amino acid ABC transporter permease — protein MIWEQLAGNLTQGLILGGVYGMATMGLSLIFGVLRVVNVGHGPFIMVGAFITLWIFTTLKLSPVIAIPVAFIMGMALGFIFFYSAMRRLIKAPELATLLATFSIGVLLEETAKLIFGSDFQGYNWVVGKIILPVTVLPMSKLYALIGSVVIAIFLYVWFNKTRAGTAVRSVVEDSEGARVCGINVGWVYAFSFAIGIGLTVASGVLLTMFIPVGINPYMGGGYTLKAFVIAVLGGLTSPYGAFFGGLIFGLIENGSYTLFALMPGVEPFALTRFLSFFILLLILLIKPTGLLGGK, from the coding sequence ATGATCTGGGAACAGTTAGCCGGAAATTTAACACAAGGGCTTATTCTGGGTGGGGTCTATGGCATGGCAACCATGGGGCTGAGCCTGATCTTCGGGGTTTTGAGGGTTGTTAATGTGGGACATGGCCCCTTCATCATGGTGGGAGCCTTCATTACCCTATGGATTTTCACCACTTTAAAATTATCTCCGGTAATAGCCATTCCTGTAGCTTTTATTATGGGGATGGCATTGGGATTCATCTTCTTTTATTCAGCCATGCGAAGACTGATAAAGGCGCCAGAGCTTGCTACTCTCCTGGCTACTTTTTCCATAGGTGTCCTCCTCGAAGAGACTGCTAAACTTATCTTCGGATCTGATTTTCAGGGTTATAACTGGGTTGTAGGTAAGATAATCCTTCCAGTAACAGTCTTGCCAATGAGCAAACTCTATGCCCTTATCGGTAGTGTGGTCATAGCCATATTCCTTTATGTCTGGTTCAATAAGACCAGGGCTGGGACGGCGGTGAGAAGTGTAGTTGAGGATAGCGAAGGTGCAAGGGTATGCGGGATTAATGTAGGCTGGGTCTATGCATTTAGCTTTGCCATAGGGATAGGCTTAACTGTGGCAAGTGGCGTTCTTCTCACCATGTTCATTCCGGTGGGTATTAATCCTTATATGGGGGGAGGATACACACTAAAGGCTTTCGTGATAGCGGTATTGGGTGGGCTTACATCACCCTATGGTGCCTTTTTTGGTGGTCTGATCTTTGGTCTTATAGAGAATGGCTCCTATACCTTATTTGCCCTTATGCCCGGGGTAGAGCCTTTTGCATTAACCCGATTTTTATCCTTTTTTATCCTGCTTCTGATTCTTCTGATCAAACCTACTGGACTTCTGGGGGGCAAATGA
- a CDS encoding branched-chain amino acid ABC transporter permease, with translation MRAKIVKYYPLIPVCMAYLILFLIGKNVPGMWQLVAMLAFYCAIGQAFNIFLGMTGYVDFGYVAFMALGTYGMALSISHLYKFEWLGIGIIVIGLILALIMAGLLSIAVGAVALRLRGAYFAIATIGVNEGFRYFIEGAKIWGGSEGIIFSGQLTQAFGRETASILSTLWADVFVFIIACIAAFITIYYMRSKIGYALTALREDEDAAKVMGINVTKYKIIAFITSASLAGLIGAFAWALKLTYVFPPEVFEIHYTVECIIIVLLGGAGTLLGPVVGGLIYGLSKYWLTVVLPGFQLLIFAPIIIIIIVAFPEGVIGVLKRRVKGRDLERFIV, from the coding sequence ATGAGAGCAAAGATAGTTAAATACTATCCTCTAATTCCTGTCTGCATGGCATATCTCATTTTGTTCCTGATAGGCAAAAATGTGCCAGGGATGTGGCAGCTTGTGGCAATGCTTGCTTTCTACTGTGCTATAGGTCAGGCTTTTAACATATTTCTTGGAATGACAGGTTATGTAGACTTTGGTTATGTAGCCTTTATGGCACTCGGAACCTATGGAATGGCATTGAGTATCTCGCATTTATATAAGTTCGAATGGCTTGGTATAGGGATTATAGTTATAGGTCTAATTCTTGCTTTGATTATGGCAGGTCTCCTCTCTATAGCAGTGGGTGCGGTTGCTCTGAGGCTTAGAGGAGCCTATTTTGCCATTGCAACTATAGGGGTGAATGAAGGGTTCAGATATTTTATTGAGGGGGCGAAGATATGGGGTGGCTCAGAGGGGATTATATTTTCTGGGCAGCTTACCCAAGCCTTTGGCAGAGAGACAGCCAGCATACTTTCCACTTTGTGGGCTGATGTCTTTGTGTTTATCATAGCCTGCATCGCTGCATTCATAACTATCTATTACATGAGGAGTAAGATAGGTTATGCCTTGACTGCTCTGAGGGAAGATGAGGATGCAGCTAAGGTGATGGGGATAAATGTCACCAAATACAAAATCATCGCTTTTATCACCAGCGCCTCCTTAGCTGGATTAATCGGGGCTTTTGCATGGGCTTTAAAACTGACCTATGTTTTTCCACCAGAAGTCTTTGAAATCCATTATACAGTGGAGTGTATAATTATTGTCCTGCTCGGTGGGGCGGGAACCCTTCTCGGACCTGTTGTAGGAGGGCTTATTTACGGCCTCTCCAAGTACTGGCTTACAGTCGTCTTGCCAGGATTTCAACTCCTCATCTTCGCACCGATCATCATTATCATTATTGTGGCATTTCCAGAGGGAGTTATTGGTGTACTGAAGCGAAGGGTAAAAGGGAGAGATTTGGAGAGGTTTATTGTATAG
- a CDS encoding ABC transporter ATP-binding protein, with protein MALLKIENITKRFGGLVAVNNLTLEIKPEELIAIAGPNGSGKTTLYNVISGVYFPEEGKIIFEGKDITNLPPYKRAPLGIGRTFQIPRPFNSASVRENVAVGAMFGTMSGKIGVDESLEIADRYIELVGLSAHRDKDAGALTPVEKKLMELARALAMKPKILLMDEVLAGMHPKDIDGMVAFLKEIKQEEKISIVAMVEHIMRAVIKFAERVVVMYQGTILCDSTPEEALHDPRVVEVYLGHPPEERNA; from the coding sequence ATGGCATTATTAAAGATAGAAAATATAACGAAGAGATTTGGTGGCCTCGTAGCTGTAAATAACCTGACTCTGGAAATTAAACCAGAGGAGTTAATCGCCATTGCGGGTCCAAATGGCAGCGGAAAAACTACCCTTTACAATGTTATCAGTGGAGTTTATTTCCCGGAAGAAGGAAAGATCATTTTTGAGGGTAAGGATATCACTAATCTGCCTCCATATAAAAGAGCTCCCCTCGGAATCGGGCGAACCTTTCAGATTCCAAGGCCATTTAATTCAGCAAGTGTAAGAGAGAATGTAGCAGTAGGTGCCATGTTCGGTACCATGAGTGGCAAGATTGGTGTGGATGAATCTCTGGAGATCGCTGACCGTTATATTGAACTCGTAGGGCTTTCGGCTCACAGAGACAAAGACGCAGGAGCATTAACACCTGTGGAGAAAAAACTGATGGAGCTTGCCCGTGCATTGGCAATGAAGCCCAAAATCCTCCTGATGGATGAAGTCTTGGCAGGAATGCATCCAAAGGACATTGATGGGATGGTTGCCTTTCTGAAGGAGATAAAACAGGAAGAAAAGATCTCTATCGTTGCTATGGTGGAGCATATCATGCGTGCGGTGATAAAATTTGCTGAGAGGGTAGTAGTAATGTATCAAGGAACAATACTGTGTGATTCGACTCCAGAAGAGGCTTTGCACGATCCGAGGGTAGTGGAAGTATATCTGGGGCATCCACCGGAGGAGAGAAATGCTTAA
- a CDS encoding ABC transporter ATP-binding protein: MLKVEDLESGYGPMQVLWGPSLEIKKGSITSLLGPNGVGKTTLLRTIFGSIEPWSGRIIYEGENITHLPTHKKVDRGVVLVPEGRHLFVSMSVHENLTMGAYPKGALKYINESLELVYSLFPILKERNRQRAGSLSGGEQQMLTIARALMTRPKLIMLDEPTQGLSPKLVGEVFETVKKMKDEIGLTILLVEQNVDASLNASDYIYIMHEGVIKAEGNVEEIRGSRDIREAYLGI, from the coding sequence ATGCTTAAAGTTGAAGATCTTGAATCTGGATATGGGCCAATGCAGGTGCTGTGGGGACCAAGCCTGGAGATTAAAAAAGGTTCGATTACCTCCTTACTGGGTCCCAATGGGGTCGGAAAAACAACCTTGCTCAGAACTATCTTTGGTTCGATAGAACCCTGGAGCGGAAGAATCATCTATGAAGGAGAAAATATCACCCATCTACCTACCCACAAAAAAGTAGACCGGGGTGTTGTGCTCGTTCCAGAGGGTAGACACCTGTTTGTCAGCATGAGCGTCCACGAAAATCTCACTATGGGGGCATATCCCAAAGGGGCATTAAAATACATAAATGAGTCTCTTGAACTGGTATATTCTTTATTTCCCATCTTGAAGGAAAGAAACAGACAAAGGGCAGGCTCGCTGAGTGGTGGAGAGCAACAGATGCTAACCATAGCCAGGGCATTAATGACGAGACCTAAATTGATAATGCTCGATGAACCGACCCAGGGATTATCTCCGAAACTTGTGGGCGAGGTCTTTGAGACGGTCAAAAAGATGAAGGATGAGATAGGTTTGACTATACTCCTTGTGGAACAAAATGTTGATGCCTCTCTTAATGCCTCGGACTATATTTACATCATGCATGAAGGTGTAATAAAAGCCGAGGGGAACGTGGAAGAGATAAGGGGGTCACGGGATATAAGAGAGGCCTATCTTGGAATATGA
- a CDS encoding fumarate hydratase, with protein MREVHISEITDAVKKLSIDANYNLGDDVLNAFKEGLRKEESHIGKTVFESLIKNAEIARNECVPMCQDTGSAIFFVDVGQDVHIKGGGLSEAINEGVRQGYREGYLRKSIRDPITGKNTGDNTPAFINYDIVAGDKIRIVILPKGGGSENMGRVTMLRPADGIEGIKRFVVQRCMEAGPNPCPPVIVGVGIGGTMEKVGVIARKALLREIGSKNKDPELTEIEKDLEKRINNLGIGPGGFGGRIYTLGVFVEKYPCHIAALPVAVDIGCSAIRHKEIVI; from the coding sequence ATGAGAGAGGTTCACATCTCAGAGATTACTGATGCTGTAAAAAAATTAAGTATAGATGCAAATTATAACCTCGGAGATGATGTCTTAAATGCCTTCAAAGAGGGTCTGAGAAAAGAAGAATCCCATATCGGGAAGACGGTTTTTGAGTCTTTAATTAAGAACGCAGAAATCGCCAGAAATGAATGCGTTCCTATGTGTCAGGATACAGGTTCTGCAATCTTTTTTGTGGATGTCGGACAGGATGTCCATATAAAAGGTGGAGGTCTTTCCGAAGCGATTAACGAAGGGGTTCGGCAGGGCTACAGAGAAGGCTATCTACGGAAATCAATCCGTGACCCGATTACCGGCAAAAACACAGGCGATAATACCCCTGCATTTATTAATTATGATATTGTTGCAGGGGATAAGATAAGGATTGTGATTCTTCCAAAAGGCGGTGGTTCGGAAAATATGGGACGTGTTACCATGCTTCGCCCTGCAGACGGAATTGAGGGAATCAAAAGATTTGTCGTTCAGCGCTGTATGGAGGCTGGTCCAAATCCATGTCCACCTGTTATTGTGGGAGTTGGTATTGGCGGTACTATGGAAAAAGTTGGTGTAATTGCACGGAAGGCTTTATTGCGGGAGATAGGCTCAAAGAATAAAGATCCTGAACTGACAGAGATAGAAAAAGATCTTGAAAAACGGATTAATAATCTTGGTATTGGTCCAGGAGGATTTGGTGGCAGGATTTATACGCTTGGAGTTTTCGTAGAAAAATATCCCTGCCATATCGCTGCCCTACCTGTAGCTGTGGATATAGGTTGCTCAGCCATTCGGCATAAAGAGATTGTTATTTAA
- a CDS encoding Fe-S-containing hydro-lyase, producing MSKTIYLTTPLKDSDIEKLKTGDQVFISGVVFSARDAAHKRLIDLLDRGEELPFDIKGQIIYYVGPSPAKPGQVIGSAGPTTAYRMDPYAPRLMEIGMKGMIGKGARSKEVRDALQRHKCVYLGAIGGVGALLSKYIKSVELVAYEDLGTEAIVRMVVENFPTFVINDIYGNDLYEQGRERYKIEK from the coding sequence ATGTCTAAGACTATTTATCTAACTACACCACTAAAAGACAGCGATATAGAAAAATTAAAAACAGGGGATCAGGTTTTTATCAGTGGGGTGGTATTTTCTGCGAGAGATGCGGCTCATAAGCGGTTAATAGACCTTTTAGATAGAGGAGAGGAACTCCCTTTTGACATTAAAGGCCAAATTATTTATTATGTAGGCCCTTCCCCTGCAAAACCTGGACAAGTCATCGGCTCAGCTGGCCCTACCACTGCCTATCGAATGGATCCATATGCCCCGAGACTCATGGAGATTGGCATGAAAGGGATGATCGGTAAAGGAGCGCGGTCAAAAGAGGTACGAGATGCCTTACAGAGACATAAATGCGTCTATCTTGGAGCTATCGGAGGCGTAGGTGCCTTATTGTCAAAATATATAAAAAGTGTAGAATTAGTGGCTTACGAAGACCTCGGAACAGAAGCCATCGTGAGAATGGTGGTAGAGAACTTTCCAACATTCGTCATTAATGATATATATGGCAATGATCTCTATGAGCAAGGAAGGGAGCGATATAAAATAGAAAAGTAG